From Aquabacter sp. L1I39, the proteins below share one genomic window:
- a CDS encoding LuxR C-terminal-related transcriptional regulator: MGEAAENAIRLVIADDHPLFRGALREAVTALYPAAEIVEMGTFDDLHAALEKDSNFDLVLLDLTMPGARGFSGLIYLRAQYAGVPVVVVSGNEEPAVIRRCLDLGASGFIPKTLGTAGMRDAIAAVMAGGAWSPPDVDLATRSDAETDAIIARLSTLTPQQVRVLMMLSEGRLNKQIAYELSVSEATVKAHVSAILQKLGVESRTQAVIAVSKVESGLWSQGQA; the protein is encoded by the coding sequence TTGGGAGAAGCGGCCGAAAACGCCATCCGGCTTGTCATTGCCGACGACCACCCTTTGTTTCGCGGCGCCCTGCGCGAGGCCGTGACCGCCCTCTATCCCGCCGCCGAAATCGTCGAGATGGGCACGTTCGACGACCTGCATGCGGCGCTGGAGAAGGATTCCAACTTCGACCTCGTCCTTCTCGACCTGACCATGCCCGGCGCGCGGGGCTTTTCCGGCCTCATCTATCTGCGCGCCCAATATGCCGGCGTGCCAGTGGTGGTGGTCTCCGGCAATGAGGAGCCGGCGGTGATCCGCCGCTGCCTGGACCTCGGCGCCTCCGGCTTCATCCCGAAGACGCTGGGCACTGCCGGCATGCGCGATGCCATCGCCGCCGTCATGGCGGGGGGCGCCTGGTCGCCGCCGGACGTGGACCTCGCCACCCGCTCCGATGCGGAAACGGACGCCATCATCGCCCGCCTCTCCACGTTGACCCCGCAGCAGGTGCGGGTGCTGATGATGCTGTCGGAGGGCCGCCTCAACAAGCAGATCGCCTACGAGCTCTCCGTCTCCGAGGCGACCGTGAAGGCGCACGTGTCGGCCATCCTGCAGAAGCTCGGGGTGGAAAGCCGCACCCAGGCGGTCATCGCCGTCTCCAAGGTGGAATCGGGCCTGTGGAGCCAGGGTCAGGCTTGA
- a CDS encoding secondary thiamine-phosphate synthase enzyme YjbQ, translated as MADLSRTPARRIAAPTSAQAVLTVQTRGQGFTDITRELRAFLREIGAGTGLAHLFCRHTSASLTIQENADPDVRTDLLTALDSLAPRSGRWVHDVEGPDDMPAHIRTMLTDTGLAIPVAQGAPLLGTWQGVYLIEHRDRPHAREVVLSFLGDCAEA; from the coding sequence ATGGCTGACCTTTCCCGGACACCCGCGCGACGCATCGCCGCGCCGACCTCTGCGCAAGCGGTGCTCACCGTGCAGACCCGTGGGCAAGGCTTCACCGACATCACCCGCGAACTGCGCGCCTTCTTGCGCGAGATCGGCGCGGGCACCGGCCTCGCCCATCTCTTCTGCCGCCACACCTCGGCCTCGCTCACCATCCAGGAAAACGCCGATCCGGACGTGCGCACCGACCTTCTGACCGCGCTCGATAGCCTCGCGCCGCGCTCCGGGCGCTGGGTTCACGATGTGGAGGGGCCAGACGACATGCCCGCCCATATCCGCACCATGCTCACCGACACTGGCCTTGCCATACCGGTGGCGCAGGGCGCGCCGCTGCTGGGCACCTGGCAAGGGGTCTATCTCATCGAGCATCGCGACCGGCCCCACGCCCGCGAGGTGGTCCTGTCCTTCCTCGGGGATTGCGCGGAGGCTTGA
- a CDS encoding alpha/beta hydrolase encodes MIELREEAFAPAAVGAGTRMVNEAIIKALSAIPNRGELPPAVIRKARLEGKGPFPLPPESPHASTLEIQAPHGPVRLRIYMPAAAPLGVYLHIHGGGWTLGSPRENDGSNDRIVTRTGWAVVSVQYRLAPEHPYPAAPDDCEAAAIWLAREAQARFGTTRLAIGGESAGGNLAAATLVRLRDRHGLTPFAGTILTAGCFDLRLTPSARQFGDTPLVLNTADIHRFVRYYLSSGGSPEDADVSPLLADLAGLPPALFLVGTRDALLDDTLFMAGRWMAAGNGAELMVAPGGCHVFTHFPGTLTDQAVARFDAFLASL; translated from the coding sequence ATGATCGAGCTGAGGGAAGAGGCGTTCGCGCCGGCAGCGGTGGGTGCGGGCACGCGCATGGTCAACGAGGCCATCATCAAGGCGCTGAGCGCCATTCCCAATCGCGGCGAATTGCCCCCGGCGGTGATCCGCAAGGCCCGGCTGGAGGGCAAGGGACCCTTTCCCCTGCCGCCGGAAAGCCCCCATGCCAGCACGCTCGAGATCCAGGCGCCCCATGGGCCCGTGCGGTTGCGCATCTATATGCCCGCGGCTGCGCCCCTGGGCGTCTACCTGCATATTCATGGCGGCGGCTGGACGCTGGGCTCCCCCCGGGAGAATGACGGTTCCAACGACCGTATCGTGACCCGCACCGGCTGGGCCGTGGTCTCCGTGCAGTATCGCCTCGCCCCCGAGCATCCCTATCCCGCCGCGCCTGATGATTGCGAGGCCGCCGCCATCTGGCTGGCGCGGGAGGCGCAGGCGCGCTTCGGCACCACGCGGCTCGCCATTGGCGGCGAATCGGCCGGCGGGAATCTTGCGGCCGCGACCCTGGTGCGCCTGCGCGACCGGCATGGCCTTACGCCCTTTGCCGGGACGATCCTCACCGCCGGCTGCTTCGACCTGCGCCTCACCCCCAGCGCCCGCCAGTTCGGCGACACGCCTTTGGTGCTGAACACCGCCGATATCCACCGCTTCGTGCGCTATTACCTCTCCAGCGGCGGGAGCCCGGAGGATGCGGATGTCTCGCCGCTGCTCGCCGACCTTGCAGGCCTGCCCCCGGCGCTGTTCCTGGTGGGCACGCGCGACGCCCTGCTGGACGACACGCTCTTCATGGCCGGGCGCTGGATGGCGGCGGGCAATGGTGCCGAACTGATGGTGGCGCCGGGCGGATGCCACGTCTTCACCCACTTTCCCGGCACCCTGACCGACCAGGCCGTGGCGCGCTTCGACGCGTTCCTCGCCTCGCTCTAA
- a CDS encoding 2-hydroxychromene-2-carboxylate isomerase: MNRTIDYFFSLASPWSFLGHAPFMEVAQRHGAEVRLRPVELGPVFAETGGLPLAKRAPERQRYRIVEMQRWRVKRGVDFHLHPRFWPFDATLADRTVMAALDADLSVDTLLPRMFSAVWQKQENLADAGSLAAIVTEAGLPGADLVARAQGEEITAAYAENRALALSNDVFGAPSYVLDGEVFWGQDRIDLLDDALSSGRSAFRFVPKE, from the coding sequence ATGAACCGAACCATCGATTATTTCTTCTCCCTCGCCAGCCCCTGGTCCTTCCTTGGCCACGCCCCTTTCATGGAGGTGGCGCAGCGCCATGGGGCCGAAGTCCGCCTGCGGCCGGTGGAGCTCGGTCCCGTGTTCGCCGAAACAGGTGGCCTGCCGCTCGCCAAGCGCGCGCCGGAGCGCCAGCGCTATCGCATCGTGGAAATGCAGCGCTGGCGGGTGAAGCGGGGCGTCGACTTCCATCTCCATCCTCGCTTCTGGCCGTTCGACGCCACCCTCGCCGACCGCACCGTGATGGCCGCGCTGGACGCCGATCTGTCCGTCGACACCCTGCTGCCGCGGATGTTCTCGGCCGTCTGGCAGAAGCAGGAGAATCTGGCCGATGCCGGGAGCCTCGCCGCCATAGTCACGGAAGCCGGCCTGCCGGGCGCCGATCTGGTGGCGCGGGCGCAGGGCGAGGAGATCACGGCGGCCTATGCGGAGAACCGCGCGCTGGCCCTGTCCAACGACGTGTTTGGCGCCCCCTCTTATGTGCTGGACGGGGAGGTGTTCTGGGGCCAGGACCGCATCGACCTGCTGGATGATGCGCTCTCCTCCGGCCGCTCCGCCTTCCGATTCGTGCCCAAGGAATAG
- a CDS encoding phage holin family protein, whose translation MKVDNMVRTLRVLLRANTIIADIYLRNALARAGIYAFAGLIAAFGLLMLGIGLFFALEQLWGPVWAAVAVGGGNVVLALILALVAAQVKPGRDLELANEINQSAMDALTVELKSIEQDVRGITNIVRNPLDSALSGMLVPVLGMVLKALRGK comes from the coding sequence ATGAAAGTGGACAATATGGTGCGCACCCTGCGGGTGCTTTTGCGCGCCAATACCATCATCGCCGACATCTATCTGCGCAATGCCCTCGCACGGGCGGGCATCTATGCCTTTGCCGGCCTGATCGCCGCGTTCGGCCTGCTGATGCTGGGCATCGGCCTGTTCTTCGCGCTCGAACAGCTCTGGGGGCCGGTCTGGGCCGCCGTGGCGGTGGGCGGCGGCAATGTGGTGCTCGCCCTCATCCTCGCCCTGGTCGCCGCGCAGGTGAAGCCGGGCCGCGATCTGGAATTGGCCAATGAGATCAACCAGTCGGCCATGGACGCGCTCACGGTGGAACTCAAGAGCATCGAGCAGGACGTGCGCGGCATCACCAATATCGTGCGCAATCCGCTGGATTCGGCGCTGTCCGGCATGCTGGTGCCGGTTCTGGGAATGGTGCTGAAGGCGCTGCGGGGCAAATAG
- a CDS encoding DNA polymerase III subunit chi: MTEVLFYHLERRRLEDALPLLLEKSLERGWRCVVQCSSPERRDALDAHLWTYDDASFLPHGTDAQPQPERQPVLIALGTANPNGAQVRFLVDGAGIEDATAYVRVVHMFDGRDDDAVAAARDKWRTAKAAGHTLTYWQQDENGRWVRKA; the protein is encoded by the coding sequence GTGACGGAAGTGCTTTTCTACCATCTGGAGCGGCGCCGGCTGGAGGACGCCCTCCCCCTGCTTCTGGAGAAGAGCCTGGAGCGAGGCTGGCGCTGCGTCGTTCAATGCAGCTCGCCGGAACGGCGCGACGCGCTGGATGCCCATCTTTGGACCTATGACGACGCGTCCTTCCTGCCCCATGGAACAGATGCGCAGCCCCAGCCGGAGCGCCAGCCGGTGCTGATCGCCCTCGGAACAGCCAATCCCAACGGGGCGCAAGTGCGCTTCCTGGTGGATGGCGCAGGGATCGAGGACGCCACGGCCTATGTGCGGGTGGTGCACATGTTCGACGGACGGGACGACGATGCGGTCGCCGCCGCCCGCGACAAATGGCGGACGGCAAAAGCGGCCGGGCACACCCTGACCTATTGGCAGCAGGACGAGAACGGCCGCTGGGTGCGCAAGGCCTGA
- a CDS encoding alpha/beta hydrolase gives MTPGAERETHLDVAGRRIAVRAIPGQGPGVMWLGGFKSDMTGSKAQALAHWAAERGRAYVRFDYSGHGASGGKFEDGTISDWLADAKAVFERATTGPQILVGSSMGGWITLLLARALAAQGGAAAARLKALVLIAPAPDFTEDLMWARFPQEVKDEILATGRYARPSAYSEEPYVITRALIEDGRRHSILGAPFAVGCPVRILQGARDEDVPWQHAMRLVTCLAEDDVVFTLVKDGDHRLSREEDLARLVDVLDGLV, from the coding sequence ATGACCCCGGGAGCCGAAAGGGAAACCCATCTGGATGTTGCCGGCCGCCGCATCGCGGTGCGCGCCATTCCCGGCCAGGGGCCGGGGGTGATGTGGCTGGGCGGCTTCAAGTCCGACATGACCGGCAGCAAGGCGCAGGCGCTGGCCCATTGGGCGGCGGAGCGCGGGCGCGCTTATGTGCGGTTCGACTATTCCGGCCACGGCGCCTCGGGGGGCAAGTTCGAGGATGGCACCATCTCGGACTGGCTGGCGGATGCCAAGGCCGTGTTCGAGCGCGCCACCACCGGCCCGCAGATCCTGGTGGGCTCGTCCATGGGCGGCTGGATCACCCTGCTGCTGGCCCGCGCCTTGGCCGCGCAGGGTGGCGCGGCAGCGGCGCGACTGAAAGCCCTGGTGCTCATCGCCCCCGCGCCGGACTTCACCGAGGACCTCATGTGGGCGCGCTTCCCGCAGGAGGTGAAGGACGAGATTCTGGCCACCGGCCGCTATGCCCGCCCCTCCGCCTATAGCGAGGAGCCCTATGTGATCACCCGCGCTTTGATCGAAGACGGCCGCCGCCACTCTATTCTGGGTGCCCCCTTCGCGGTGGGCTGCCCGGTGCGCATCCTCCAGGGGGCGCGGGACGAGGACGTGCCGTGGCAGCATGCCATGCGCCTCGTCACCTGCCTCGCGGAGGACGACGTGGTCTTCACCCTGGTGAAGGATGGCGACCATCGCCTGTCGCGCGAGGAGGACCTGGCGCGGCTCGTGGATGTGCTGGACGGGCTTGTATAA
- the dapE gene encoding succinyl-diaminopimelate desuccinylase, translating to MSSPTAPVKSKDTLAGDALALTQTLLRTPSVTPHSGAAVEVVAKALEAAGYKVERLTFDTGGPAIANLYARIGEAGPNLCFAGHVDVVPPGDAAHWRHGPFSGEVVDGQLYGRGAVDMKGGVGAALAAALTHGRPAQGCLSFLITGDEEGPALDGTIKVVEWLKARGERIDHCVLGEPTNPQALGDAVKIGRRGSLSGVITVTGRQGHAAYPHLADNPIPKLVRLVGALLATPLDAGTAHFQPSNLEVVSIDVGNPAFNVIPAEATARFNVRFNDTYSLASLEAELRRRLAEVGEGIAYSLEIRAGGSESFLTAPGPFVELVSSAIAEVTGRTPELSTSGGTSDARFIKDICPVVEFGLVGKTMHAVDEVTPVADLAALAEIYARIIDRYFATLA from the coding sequence ATGAGCAGCCCCACCGCCCCCGTCAAGAGCAAAGACACCCTGGCCGGCGACGCCCTCGCCCTGACGCAGACGCTTCTGCGCACGCCCTCCGTGACACCCCATTCGGGCGCGGCGGTGGAGGTGGTGGCCAAGGCTCTGGAAGCAGCCGGCTACAAGGTGGAGCGCCTGACCTTCGACACGGGCGGCCCCGCCATCGCCAACCTCTATGCACGCATCGGCGAGGCCGGCCCCAACCTGTGCTTCGCCGGCCACGTGGACGTGGTGCCGCCTGGCGATGCCGCCCACTGGCGGCACGGGCCATTTTCCGGCGAGGTGGTGGACGGCCAGCTCTATGGGCGCGGCGCGGTGGACATGAAGGGCGGCGTGGGCGCGGCGCTTGCCGCCGCGCTCACCCATGGCCGGCCTGCCCAAGGCTGCCTGTCCTTCCTCATCACCGGCGACGAGGAAGGCCCGGCCCTCGACGGCACCATCAAGGTGGTGGAGTGGCTGAAGGCGCGGGGCGAGCGCATCGACCATTGCGTGCTGGGCGAGCCCACCAATCCGCAGGCGCTGGGCGATGCGGTGAAGATCGGCCGGCGCGGCTCGCTGTCGGGGGTTATCACCGTCACCGGCCGGCAGGGCCATGCGGCCTATCCGCATCTCGCTGACAATCCAATCCCCAAGCTGGTGCGCCTCGTCGGCGCGCTGCTGGCCACCCCGCTCGATGCCGGGACCGCGCACTTCCAGCCCTCCAACCTGGAAGTGGTGTCCATCGACGTGGGCAATCCGGCCTTCAACGTCATTCCGGCCGAAGCCACCGCGCGCTTCAATGTGCGTTTCAACGACACCTACAGCCTCGCCAGCCTGGAGGCGGAGCTTCGCCGCCGCCTCGCCGAAGTGGGCGAGGGCATCGCCTACAGCCTTGAGATACGCGCGGGTGGCAGCGAGAGCTTCCTCACCGCGCCGGGCCCGTTCGTGGAGTTGGTGAGCAGCGCCATCGCCGAGGTCACCGGCCGCACCCCCGAGCTTTCCACCTCCGGCGGCACATCCGATGCCCGCTTCATCAAGGACATTTGCCCGGTGGTGGAATTCGGCCTCGTGGGCAAGACCATGCATGCGGTGGACGAGGTGACCCCGGTGGCCGACCTCGCGGCGCTGGCGGAGATCTACGCCCGCATCATCGACCGCTATTTCGCAACCCTCGCCTGA
- a CDS encoding DUF3772 domain-containing protein, protein MIGLFARRAGPVRGALAGLAFAVAFALTLVLVAAPAPWARAQTPAPVQAQTQAPAATGTPAPAPNGSAPAAAAPTPAPVPIDPVAQTAREKADSLRVALDSIEAALRVEGLRANDLDDLRARLDPVRKDVQRLADDLSPRLNNAKTRLAELGPVPKDGAPPEDATVTADRAQLQALNAQLDAALKQNRALAARADQVSDTIASRRRILFAGQLFDRSASVLDPRLWSDAASALTVEWRSLNYLVTDWLGYARQRQEGPMVAAIAGGALAIFLAVYLIGRKLRARLRRPPPADGEAYHRLRAAREALKIALFNAVITPAATIGAYAFLTGFDLVPPRVGEVLNGLVVAVCIQSIAMAMARAVLAPSEPWRRLPPISDQIARVTYRYFSWTVWTLSIAVFLNGLHRSLFAPVTLTVTTSAIMSLLIAIFIARGLVALARVTPDDENEDVSAKPDPAANAPSGSTVRPWVRFLVWLVLAVLLGALVAGYVSFAAFIAARLVLAMAVFGLVYLFFALVDSFLSTIRPDTHQAKVFAKTLGLGTTKLELIGILLGALLKITAVVLGLMLVVGSWGASSADVLDTIERVSFGVRIGNTTITLWNVLYAVILLLAGVVIARTVQRWMSSQVLPRLGLEPSLQSSISTVIGYVGTILAIAIAMSEIGLNLENIALVAGALSVGIGFGLQSIVSNFVSGLILLAERPIRVGDTINVKGEEGYVRRISVRSTEIETFERSTVIVPNSDLITGMVKNFTHSNTTGRVIVSINATYDADVDEVRDILVACACDHPQVLQTPPPRVFLSKFVDAGIVFELRCVVANVDYALTVKSDLHFSILTRFRKAGIGMACQPWASLARASTSMVPPPARPEPPPPTTEDLDLPPAKGGSDAGAKDGR, encoded by the coding sequence ATGATCGGTTTGTTCGCGCGCCGCGCCGGCCCTGTCCGGGGGGCGCTCGCGGGGTTGGCCTTTGCCGTGGCCTTTGCCTTGACCTTGGTTCTGGTGGCCGCTCCCGCCCCTTGGGCGCGGGCGCAGACCCCCGCGCCGGTGCAGGCTCAGACCCAGGCGCCCGCCGCCACCGGCACGCCAGCGCCCGCACCGAACGGCTCCGCTCCTGCCGCCGCAGCCCCGACGCCTGCGCCCGTTCCCATCGACCCGGTGGCTCAGACGGCGCGCGAGAAGGCCGATTCGCTGCGGGTTGCCCTCGACAGCATCGAGGCGGCGCTGCGGGTGGAGGGCCTGCGCGCCAACGACCTGGACGATCTGCGCGCGCGCCTCGACCCGGTGCGCAAGGACGTCCAGCGCCTCGCCGACGATCTCTCGCCCCGTCTCAACAATGCCAAGACCCGGCTTGCCGAACTCGGCCCGGTGCCCAAGGACGGCGCGCCGCCGGAGGATGCCACCGTCACCGCCGACCGCGCGCAATTGCAGGCGCTCAACGCGCAGCTGGATGCGGCGCTCAAGCAGAATCGGGCGCTGGCCGCCCGCGCCGACCAGGTGTCCGACACCATTGCCAGCCGCCGACGCATCCTGTTCGCCGGCCAGCTGTTCGACCGCTCCGCGAGCGTTCTCGATCCGCGCCTGTGGAGCGATGCCGCCTCCGCGCTGACGGTGGAGTGGCGCTCGCTCAACTATCTGGTGACTGACTGGCTGGGCTATGCTCGCCAGCGCCAGGAGGGGCCGATGGTGGCCGCCATTGCGGGCGGGGCACTGGCCATTTTCCTCGCGGTCTATCTGATCGGCCGCAAGCTGAGGGCGCGGCTGCGCCGCCCTCCGCCGGCGGATGGCGAGGCCTATCACCGGCTGCGCGCGGCGCGCGAGGCCTTGAAGATCGCCCTCTTCAACGCCGTCATCACGCCCGCGGCCACCATCGGCGCCTATGCCTTCCTGACCGGCTTCGACCTGGTGCCGCCGCGGGTGGGCGAGGTGCTGAACGGGCTTGTGGTGGCGGTGTGCATCCAGTCCATCGCCATGGCGATGGCACGGGCCGTGTTGGCGCCCTCCGAACCTTGGCGCCGCCTGCCGCCCATCTCCGACCAGATTGCCCGCGTCACCTATCGCTACTTCTCCTGGACGGTCTGGACGCTCTCCATCGCCGTCTTCCTGAACGGGCTCCACCGCTCGCTGTTCGCCCCGGTGACGCTGACGGTGACCACCAGCGCCATCATGTCCCTGCTCATCGCCATCTTCATCGCCCGGGGCCTCGTCGCCCTGGCGCGGGTGACGCCCGATGACGAGAATGAGGACGTCTCCGCCAAGCCCGATCCGGCCGCCAACGCCCCCTCCGGATCCACCGTGCGGCCTTGGGTGCGGTTCCTGGTCTGGCTGGTGCTGGCAGTCCTGCTGGGCGCGCTGGTGGCCGGCTATGTCTCCTTCGCCGCCTTCATCGCCGCCCGCCTGGTCCTGGCCATGGCGGTGTTCGGCCTCGTCTATTTGTTCTTCGCGCTGGTGGATTCCTTCCTGTCCACCATCCGGCCGGACACCCACCAGGCGAAGGTGTTCGCAAAGACCTTGGGCCTCGGCACCACCAAGCTGGAGCTCATCGGCATCCTGCTCGGCGCCCTCTTGAAGATCACGGCGGTGGTGCTGGGGCTGATGCTGGTGGTGGGCAGCTGGGGCGCCTCCAGCGCCGATGTGCTGGACACCATCGAGCGGGTGTCGTTCGGTGTACGCATCGGCAACACCACCATCACGCTTTGGAACGTGCTCTATGCGGTGATCCTGCTGCTGGCGGGCGTGGTCATCGCCCGGACCGTGCAGCGCTGGATGTCGAGCCAGGTGCTGCCGCGCCTGGGGCTGGAGCCGAGCCTGCAGAGCTCCATCTCCACCGTCATCGGCTATGTGGGCACCATCCTCGCCATCGCCATCGCCATGAGCGAGATCGGGCTCAATCTCGAAAACATCGCTCTCGTGGCCGGCGCGCTCTCAGTGGGTATCGGCTTTGGCCTTCAGTCCATCGTGTCCAACTTCGTCTCCGGCCTGATCCTTCTGGCCGAGCGGCCAATCCGGGTGGGCGACACCATCAATGTGAAGGGCGAGGAGGGCTATGTCCGCCGCATCAGCGTGCGGTCGACGGAGATCGAGACCTTCGAGCGGTCCACGGTCATTGTGCCCAATTCCGATCTCATCACCGGGATGGTGAAGAACTTCACCCATTCCAACACGACGGGCCGGGTGATCGTCTCCATCAACGCCACCTATGATGCGGACGTGGACGAGGTGCGCGATATCCTGGTGGCCTGCGCCTGCGATCATCCGCAGGTGCTCCAGACGCCGCCGCCCCGTGTCTTCCTGTCCAAGTTCGTGGATGCGGGCATCGTGTTCGAACTGCGCTGCGTGGTGGCGAATGTGGATTATGCGCTGACCGTGAAGTCGGACCTGCATTTCTCTATCCTGACGCGATTCCGCAAGGCGGGCATCGGCATGGCCTGTCAGCCATGGGCCTCGTTGGCGCGGGCGTCCACCTCCATGGTGCCGCCCCCCGCGCGGCCTGAGCCGCCGCCGCCCACCACCGAGGACCTGGACCTGCCTCCCGCCAAGGGCGGATCGGACGCAGGCGCGAAAGACGGGCGCTAA
- a CDS encoding CAP domain-containing protein yields MRFAPFFVLFSLGLSLGLAGCSSVPTEDAKPAFYDNLAKTGQPVNPEAAAALLNSYRATKGLSQVTIDPTLTRIAQDQANAMAAADTLSHEVGGRTFVTRVKAAGYSPAIAVENVGAGYHTLAEAFSGWRDSPPHNKNMLTPGVTRMGIATAFAPKSKYKVYWALVLAQPDEKSR; encoded by the coding sequence ATGCGGTTCGCGCCCTTCTTCGTGCTCTTCTCGCTCGGCCTTTCGCTCGGCCTTGCGGGTTGCAGCTCTGTGCCCACGGAAGACGCCAAGCCGGCCTTCTATGACAATCTCGCCAAGACCGGCCAGCCGGTGAATCCGGAGGCCGCCGCGGCGCTTCTGAATTCCTATCGCGCCACCAAGGGCCTGTCTCAGGTCACCATCGATCCGACCTTGACCCGCATCGCGCAGGACCAGGCCAATGCCATGGCCGCGGCCGACACCCTCTCCCACGAGGTGGGCGGGCGCACCTTCGTCACCCGCGTGAAGGCGGCAGGCTATTCTCCCGCCATCGCGGTGGAGAATGTGGGCGCCGGTTATCACACCCTCGCCGAGGCCTTTTCCGGTTGGCGCGACTCCCCACCCCACAACAAGAACATGCTGACCCCCGGCGTGACCCGCATGGGCATCGCCACCGCCTTCGCACCCAAGTCCAAGTACAAGGTCTATTGGGCGCTGGTGCTGGCACAGCCGGACGAGAAGTCCCGCTGA
- a CDS encoding AMP-binding protein produces the protein MRAAFRWQIPARYNMAVHACDGWAAREPERPALLVKGRGGFSPLSYAILAARSNALARALAARGIGAGDRVGILAPQCPQVLISHFALYKLGAIAVPLAAVFGPDAIAYRLTDSGAKGLIADAAGFAKMSAGLDGLSVRICMDGAGGGLEGFDDLVAGESPAPFDITTGPDDPALMIYTSGTTGQPKGALHAHRVLIPHVTGQVFTHDDLPQPGDRMWTPSDWAWAGGLLNTVLPALAHGVPVVVQPPGKFDPEAAFALLAETEVRNVFIPPTALKMMRAVARPRERFGFALRTVGSAGEALGAETFAWGREALGVPVNEFYGQTECNYVIGSSARLGVARAGATGKAIPGHDVAVLREDGSLADVDEMGQIAVRTPDPSLFLCYWNRPEATADKFQGAWMLTGDLARRDGDGFIHFLGRDDDVITSAGYRIGPSEIEDCLLRHPSVALAAVVGKPDPVRTEIVKAFIVLVPGAVASDALVAELQALVRGSLAGYEYPREVAFVDELPLTTTGKVIRRQLRDRG, from the coding sequence ATGCGCGCCGCGTTCCGCTGGCAGATCCCCGCCCGCTACAACATGGCCGTCCATGCCTGCGACGGCTGGGCGGCGCGCGAGCCGGAGCGGCCCGCGCTGCTGGTGAAGGGGCGAGGCGGCTTTTCCCCGCTCAGCTACGCCATCCTGGCGGCGCGTTCCAATGCGCTCGCCCGCGCGCTTGCAGCCCGCGGGATCGGGGCCGGAGATCGGGTGGGCATCCTGGCGCCGCAATGCCCGCAGGTGCTCATCAGCCATTTCGCGCTCTACAAGCTCGGTGCCATCGCCGTGCCGCTGGCGGCCGTGTTCGGCCCCGATGCCATTGCCTACCGCCTCACCGATTCCGGCGCCAAGGGACTGATCGCGGACGCTGCCGGCTTTGCCAAGATGTCGGCGGGTCTTGATGGGCTTTCCGTGCGCATCTGCATGGATGGGGCGGGCGGCGGGCTCGAAGGCTTCGACGATCTGGTGGCCGGGGAGAGCCCCGCGCCGTTCGACATCACCACCGGTCCCGACGATCCGGCGCTGATGATCTACACCTCCGGCACCACGGGCCAGCCCAAGGGGGCGCTCCATGCCCATCGCGTGCTGATTCCCCACGTCACCGGCCAGGTCTTCACCCATGACGATCTGCCCCAGCCGGGCGATCGCATGTGGACGCCGTCCGATTGGGCGTGGGCGGGCGGGCTGCTCAATACCGTGCTGCCGGCTCTCGCTCATGGGGTGCCGGTGGTGGTGCAGCCGCCCGGCAAGTTCGATCCCGAAGCCGCCTTCGCTCTGCTGGCGGAGACCGAGGTGCGCAACGTCTTCATTCCCCCCACTGCTCTCAAGATGATGCGCGCCGTGGCGCGGCCCCGCGAGCGGTTCGGCTTTGCGCTGCGCACCGTCGGCTCGGCCGGCGAGGCGCTGGGCGCAGAAACCTTCGCCTGGGGGCGGGAGGCGCTGGGCGTGCCGGTGAACGAATTCTACGGCCAGACCGAATGCAATTACGTCATCGGCTCCAGCGCCCGCTTGGGCGTCGCGCGCGCGGGTGCCACGGGCAAGGCCATTCCCGGCCATGACGTGGCCGTGCTGCGCGAGGACGGCAGCCTGGCGGATGTGGATGAGATGGGCCAGATCGCCGTGCGCACGCCCGATCCGTCCCTCTTCCTGTGCTATTGGAACCGCCCGGAGGCCACCGCCGACAAGTTTCAGGGGGCCTGGATGCTCACGGGCGACCTCGCCCGGCGGGACGGAGACGGCTTCATCCATTTTCTCGGACGCGATGACGATGTCATCACGTCGGCGGGCTATCGCATCGGCCCGAGCGAAATCGAGGATTGCCTGCTTCGGCATCCGAGCGTCGCGCTGGCGGCGGTGGTGGGCAAGCCCGACCCCGTGCGCACGGAGATCGTGAAGGCGTTCATTGTGCTGGTGCCGGGGGCGGTGGCGAGCGACGCACTGGTGGCGGAGTTGCAAGCCTTGGTGCGGGGTTCGCTGGCCGGCTACGAATATCCGCGCGAGGTCGCCTTTGTGGACGAATTGCCGCTGACCACCACCGGCAAGGTCATCCGCCGGCAGTTGCGGGACCGGGGCTGA